Proteins encoded in a region of the Acidobacteriota bacterium genome:
- a CDS encoding Na+/H+ antiporter NhaC family protein: MRIRKVLILFSLSFFLLFFTARTIKAEEGFSLSLPRVVIPNVPFKATITPKKPLIAGEHHFTLSTAEGKVLASGVIRDGKPITVKDLTVKKRGKITLILRVDGEKIEGKTRAIPGVLSILPPLLAIILALTLREVIIALFAGVWLGAFFIYDYNPFTSFLHALDNYYVTTLTDYNHAAILLFSLILGGMVGVMSKSGGMQGLVEKIAKFAKNARGGQLAARIMGVLIFFDDYSNTLIVGNTMRPFTDKLHISREKLSYIVDSSAACIASIAVISTWIGFEVSLINDAFVNLGLSRNAYITFLRTIPSRFYPIFTFIFGFAAAYMVRDFGPMYRAEVRARTKGLVIAPNAVPIADPDVALGHPPEGTPRRWYNAVIPIGIIIIGTFLGLYITGRNGIIAAKGAAYIKQAKIYEIIGAGDSFRVLIWAFTIGSVVAIVLAVSQRILKLGEALHAWVQGVKAMVLAAIILLSAWAIGAICTDLKTADYVVHISLGFLSPRLIPLLSFTLAAAISFATGSSWGTMAILMPIVVPLAYKAPSAAGLSPGLGEYILLGSIAGVLAGAAFGDHCSPISDTTIMSSMASGSDHIDHVRTQLPYALTVGITSGIIGYLPMGYGISPAITIPIGGVLLIAFIRLVGKKTDNL; encoded by the coding sequence CTCTCCACTGCCGAAGGGAAGGTGCTCGCTTCGGGAGTAATCCGAGATGGGAAACCGATCACAGTCAAGGACCTTACAGTAAAAAAGAGGGGAAAGATTACCCTTATCCTCAGGGTGGATGGGGAGAAGATAGAGGGGAAAACGCGGGCGATACCAGGGGTTCTATCCATCCTTCCCCCGCTTCTCGCCATCATCCTCGCCCTAACCTTGCGTGAGGTGATCATCGCCCTATTTGCTGGCGTCTGGTTGGGAGCTTTCTTCATCTATGACTACAACCCATTCACTTCTTTTCTCCACGCTCTTGACAACTACTATGTCACTACCCTAACCGATTACAATCACGCAGCCATCCTTCTTTTTTCCCTCATCCTTGGAGGTATGGTAGGGGTTATGTCCAAATCTGGCGGAATGCAGGGGTTGGTGGAGAAGATAGCAAAATTCGCCAAAAATGCCCGCGGGGGGCAACTCGCTGCTAGGATTATGGGGGTGTTGATATTCTTCGACGACTATTCCAACACCCTTATCGTTGGGAATACGATGCGCCCCTTTACTGACAAGCTCCATATCTCCCGGGAAAAACTTTCCTATATCGTGGATTCCTCAGCCGCCTGTATAGCAAGTATCGCTGTCATCTCCACCTGGATCGGTTTCGAGGTGTCGCTTATAAACGACGCTTTTGTCAATCTTGGACTCTCGCGGAACGCCTATATCACCTTCCTCCGAACGATACCTTCCCGTTTCTATCCTATATTCACCTTCATCTTCGGTTTCGCTGCTGCCTATATGGTTCGAGATTTCGGCCCGATGTACCGCGCAGAGGTAAGGGCAAGAACAAAAGGCCTGGTGATCGCTCCGAACGCCGTTCCCATAGCTGATCCCGATGTAGCCTTGGGACACCCCCCAGAAGGAACGCCCCGGCGCTGGTACAATGCGGTCATTCCCATCGGGATTATCATCATCGGTACCTTCCTCGGGCTCTATATTACCGGAAGAAACGGGATAATAGCGGCAAAGGGAGCCGCCTATATCAAACAGGCAAAGATATACGAGATAATTGGGGCAGGGGATTCCTTCCGGGTGCTCATCTGGGCGTTCACCATTGGTTCGGTAGTCGCCATCGTACTCGCGGTCTCCCAGAGAATACTTAAATTAGGAGAGGCACTTCATGCCTGGGTTCAGGGGGTAAAGGCAATGGTGCTCGCTGCTATAATCCTTCTTTCTGCCTGGGCGATCGGGGCAATCTGTACCGATCTCAAAACCGCCGACTATGTAGTTCACATCTCCCTCGGCTTCCTCTCGCCTCGTCTTATTCCCCTTCTCTCATTTACCTTAGCCGCAGCGATCAGCTTTGCTACCGGCTCCTCCTGGGGGACGATGGCTATCCTTATGCCCATCGTGGTCCCCTTAGCTTACAAAGCCCCTTCAGCCGCTGGGCTCAGCCCCGGCCTTGGCGAGTACATCCTTTTGGGCTCAATCGCTGGGGTGCTTGCCGGTGCTGCCTTTGGCGATCATTGTTCTCCGATATCGGACACTACCATTATGTCCTCGATGGCTTCCGGCTCCGACCACATCGACCATGTACGAACACAGCTACCATACGCCCTTACCGTAGGAATAACGAGCGGTATCATCGGCTATCTACCAATGGGATACGGCATAAGCCCGGCAATAACCATCCCTATTGGCGGGGTGTTGCTCATCGCCTTCATCAGGTTGGTGGGAAAGAAGACGGACAATCTTTAA
- a CDS encoding NAD(P)/FAD-dependent oxidoreductase: MRIGIIGGGPAGAEAARLLAKEGNEVLLFERKTSWEKPCGGGITPKTFRLSPHLKSKELPGREIERITFIAPSGRRATISLREPLFIVSRKALFRFQLKRAEEEGAKLIQDEIKNIEQKDKSWLLIGKEGYEVDILIGADGIKSIVRRKLRGKFRPGELGFALVSFPYGDFPPEIIIRFLSSPPGYLWWFPRIGHASAGICTPLIGKGKGLEKLLQKFLKEETPERGEEKGKPISFLTPFLQKGNSSKLYGENWALIGDAAGLADPLTGEGIYPALLSAHLISRAIKEGNISAYGEYLREKLIPEIESAYRIRRFFFSSKVLELGVSLLAKSKASAEIFSELTSGELTYRELKGRVLSTLPQAAKEFISLIYSGR, encoded by the coding sequence ATGAGAATCGGCATAATAGGAGGAGGACCGGCAGGGGCTGAGGCAGCTCGGTTATTAGCTAAAGAGGGCAACGAGGTTCTCCTCTTCGAGAGGAAAACATCATGGGAGAAGCCCTGTGGGGGTGGCATTACCCCGAAAACCTTTCGTCTTTCTCCCCATCTAAAGAGCAAAGAGCTTCCAGGGCGTGAGATCGAAAGGATAACCTTCATCGCTCCTTCAGGAAGAAGGGCTACCATCTCCCTCAGGGAACCACTATTCATCGTCTCCCGAAAGGCGCTATTCCGCTTCCAGCTGAAGAGGGCAGAAGAGGAAGGGGCAAAATTAATCCAGGATGAAATAAAAAACATAGAGCAAAAAGATAAAAGCTGGCTTCTTATAGGGAAGGAGGGCTATGAGGTCGATATCCTAATCGGAGCGGATGGGATAAAGAGCATAGTAAGGAGAAAACTCAGGGGGAAGTTTCGTCCCGGGGAACTCGGCTTTGCCCTCGTCTCTTTTCCCTATGGAGATTTCCCACCGGAGATAATAATCCGCTTTCTCTCCTCTCCTCCAGGCTATCTCTGGTGGTTCCCGAGGATAGGCCACGCCTCAGCCGGCATCTGCACTCCTCTCATAGGAAAGGGAAAGGGGCTCGAAAAACTCCTTCAGAAGTTTCTAAAGGAGGAAACTCCGGAAAGGGGGGAGGAAAAAGGAAAGCCAATCTCCTTCCTCACCCCCTTTCTCCAAAAGGGGAACTCGTCGAAACTCTATGGTGAAAACTGGGCGCTTATCGGGGATGCTGCCGGTCTCGCCGATCCCTTAACCGGTGAGGGCATCTACCCTGCTCTACTTTCAGCGCATCTGATCTCCCGGGCGATAAAAGAAGGAAATATCTCAGCCTACGGGGAATACCTGAGGGAAAAGCTGATTCCTGAGATAGAAAGCGCCTATCGGATAAGAAGGTTCTTTTTTAGCTCCAAGGTTCTCGAACTCGGAGTTTCCCTTCTCGCCAAGAGCAAGGCTTCCGCTGAGATATTCAGCGAATTAACTTCGGGTGAGCTCACCTACCGAGAGTTAAAGGGGAGGGTGTTATCCACCCTCCCCCAAGCAGCCAAGGAATTTATCTCCCTCATCTACAGTGGAAGGTAA
- a CDS encoding DNA-binding protein has product MKVKKVALGYLIRLDKGEDVLSSLKKFVVENEIKSGVIFGIGTIDNVKLSYYEPEEKKYFHKEFKGSCELGNLTANISYLNGEPLIHAHATISSSDLSAYTGHLSSARIALTGEFLVLTFDFELTRKYDPDTGLNLWNL; this is encoded by the coding sequence ATGAAGGTCAAAAAGGTGGCACTCGGTTATCTTATTCGTTTGGATAAGGGAGAGGATGTACTCTCTTCTTTGAAGAAATTTGTAGTGGAAAACGAGATAAAGAGCGGAGTTATCTTTGGGATCGGGACGATTGATAATGTCAAGCTAAGCTACTATGAACCGGAGGAGAAGAAATACTTTCATAAGGAGTTTAAGGGCTCTTGTGAATTGGGAAACCTTACCGCTAACATTAGCTACCTTAATGGGGAACCACTAATCCACGCCCATGCGACCATCTCTTCCTCTGACCTCTCCGCTTATACGGGTCATCTCTCCTCGGCGAGGATTGCCCTTACTGGGGAGTTCCTGGTGCTGACCTTCGATTTCGAGCTAACTCGGAAATATGACCCCGATACCGGGCTCAATCTGTGGAATCTCTGA
- a CDS encoding M20 family metallopeptidase — protein sequence MEERIKAYFKDKERAMVSFLTQLCELESPTTEKEAVDILSRFIAERFKELGAQVEVIPQKEVGDCLRVEYGEGEEQVLLLCHMDTVWSLGEVKKRPITEKDGKLFGPGTLDMKSGIVIAYYALSALKELSLKPKSRVVILLNSDEEIGSPHSRQLIEEEARRSRVVYCLEPSLPGGALKTVRKGVGKVKLRVFGKAVHAGANHKEGISAIEELAHQIIYIHSLTDYSREITLNVGRIEGGTRPNVVAAEAEAEIDLRFLSPEDGEEMMNKLLSLKPKLPGAKLEITGRIASPPLVKTKENAALFEKVKEVGKRLGIALTDGMSGGGSDASFASAVGTPTIDGLGADGEGLHAIGEHVIIRSLPERGMLLTAILTLI from the coding sequence ATGGAGGAAAGGATTAAGGCTTATTTTAAGGATAAAGAAAGAGCTATGGTTAGCTTCCTCACCCAGCTATGCGAGCTCGAGTCGCCCACCACAGAGAAGGAGGCGGTGGATATCCTTTCACGGTTTATTGCCGAGCGATTCAAGGAGCTCGGTGCTCAGGTGGAGGTTATCCCTCAAAAGGAGGTGGGGGATTGTCTCAGGGTGGAGTACGGTGAGGGGGAGGAGCAGGTTCTCCTCCTTTGCCATATGGACACCGTTTGGTCCCTGGGTGAGGTCAAGAAACGGCCAATAACGGAGAAGGACGGCAAGCTCTTCGGTCCTGGTACCCTCGATATGAAATCGGGCATCGTCATTGCCTATTATGCCCTTTCCGCCTTAAAGGAGCTATCCCTTAAGCCGAAGAGCAGGGTGGTGATCCTCCTTAATTCGGACGAGGAGATAGGCAGTCCCCATTCCCGCCAATTGATCGAAGAGGAGGCAAGAAGGAGCCGGGTGGTTTACTGCCTCGAACCATCCCTTCCCGGCGGGGCACTTAAGACAGTGAGAAAGGGGGTTGGGAAGGTGAAGCTAAGGGTCTTTGGGAAGGCAGTTCATGCGGGGGCGAATCATAAAGAAGGGATAAGCGCTATTGAAGAATTAGCCCATCAGATCATCTACATCCATAGCCTCACCGATTACTCCCGGGAGATCACCCTTAATGTGGGGAGGATAGAGGGGGGAACCCGTCCCAATGTGGTCGCCGCCGAGGCAGAGGCGGAGATAGATCTTCGCTTCCTCTCACCGGAGGATGGGGAGGAGATGATGAATAAGCTCCTCTCTTTGAAACCGAAACTCCCCGGTGCAAAGCTCGAGATAACGGGGAGGATCGCTTCTCCTCCATTGGTTAAGACAAAGGAAAATGCGGCGCTTTTTGAGAAGGTGAAGGAGGTGGGAAAGAGACTCGGGATCGCCTTGACCGATGGTATGTCTGGTGGCGGGAGTGACGCCTCGTTCGCCTCCGCGGTGGGGACTCCCACCATAGATGGGCTTGGAGCTGATGGCGAGGGCCTTCATGCCATAGGGGAACATGTGATCATAAGAAGCCTTCCTGAACGGGGGATGCTTCTTACCGCTATCCTTACATTAATTTAG
- the ndk gene encoding nucleoside-diphosphate kinase: MAKERTLSIIKPNAVGRKKVGAIIQMIEEAGFEIIAMRMVRLTKKEAEAFYYVHKGKDFYESLTDFMSSGRSVVMVLEREDAIRELRELMGATDPAKAEKGTIRAKFGENIERNAIHGSDSPETAAFEVSFFFPDIELLPSR, from the coding sequence ATGGCTAAAGAGAGAACGCTTTCCATCATAAAACCCAATGCGGTAGGAAGGAAGAAAGTAGGGGCAATTATCCAGATGATAGAGGAGGCTGGTTTTGAGATAATAGCGATGAGGATGGTGAGATTGACCAAGAAGGAAGCCGAGGCTTTTTATTATGTCCACAAGGGGAAGGACTTTTATGAGAGTCTTACCGATTTTATGTCTTCAGGGCGGTCGGTGGTGATGGTGCTCGAACGGGAGGATGCTATTAGGGAGCTTCGTGAGTTGATGGGGGCGACCGATCCCGCAAAGGCGGAGAAGGGAACGATCAGGGCTAAGTTCGGTGAGAACATAGAGCGGAATGCGATCCACGGTTCGGATTCCCCGGAAACCGCCGCCTTCGAAGTGAGCTTCTTCTTCCCTGATATAGAGCTCCTTCCTTCAAGATGA
- a CDS encoding fumarate hydratase C-terminal domain-containing protein codes for MNFIPIESPFSEETISLLRAGDWVLISGRLIAARDAAHKLLSEMIKEGKDLPFELKGETIYYVGPTPPPPGKVIGSAGPTTSSRMDPYMLSFLQAGARGFIGKGPRSPRVRELLSQFKGVYFGTLGGAGALLSKYIKDKEVIAFPHLGPEAVLRLKVVDFPAVVIYDAFGGDLFELRRRID; via the coding sequence ATGAACTTCATCCCGATAGAATCGCCTTTTTCTGAAGAGACCATCTCCCTCCTTCGTGCGGGTGATTGGGTGCTCATATCAGGAAGGCTGATAGCTGCACGGGACGCTGCCCATAAGCTCCTTTCCGAGATGATCAAAGAGGGGAAGGACCTTCCCTTTGAGCTTAAGGGAGAAACGATATATTATGTAGGACCGACGCCGCCACCGCCGGGGAAGGTGATCGGCTCGGCAGGACCGACCACCTCCTCCCGGATGGACCCTTATATGCTCTCCTTCCTTCAGGCAGGGGCAAGGGGGTTCATCGGTAAGGGACCCCGATCGCCGAGGGTAAGGGAGCTTCTCTCCCAGTTTAAAGGGGTTTATTTTGGCACCTTGGGCGGAGCAGGGGCACTTCTTTCAAAATATATAAAGGATAAGGAGGTGATCGCCTTTCCTCATCTTGGTCCTGAGGCGGTACTCAGGCTTAAGGTGGTCGACTTCCCCGCGGTGGTTATCTATGACGCCTTTGGCGGAGATCTTTTTGAGTTGAGGAGAAGAATCGATTAA
- a CDS encoding fumarate hydratase, which yields MRRIEARTVSEKVAELAVRANYFLPDDVLSALRRAEEQETSEDGRFVLAKLIENAELAAKEHLPLCQDTGVAVVFVTLGAEVVITGGSLPEAINEGVAKGCREGYLRASILADPLRRDRNTGDNTPAVIHIEIVPGDRLVIDFLVKGAGSENMSSVAMLAPAEGINGVKRFILSEVARKGASACPPLIIGVGIGGTMELASTLAKRALLRPIGKRSEDEAISALEEELLLLVNELGIGPLGLGGRTTALAVNIETHPCHIASLPVAVNLGCHSHRHQRVII from the coding sequence ATGCGTCGTATCGAAGCCCGGACAGTAAGCGAAAAGGTAGCTGAGCTTGCTGTCCGGGCTAATTATTTTTTGCCCGATGATGTCCTTTCTGCTCTGAGGAGGGCTGAGGAACAGGAGACCTCGGAGGACGGTAGATTCGTCCTTGCCAAGCTTATCGAAAATGCGGAGTTGGCGGCAAAAGAACATCTTCCTTTGTGTCAGGATACTGGGGTGGCGGTAGTATTTGTCACGCTCGGTGCCGAGGTGGTGATTACCGGGGGTAGCCTTCCCGAGGCGATAAATGAAGGGGTGGCTAAGGGGTGTCGAGAAGGGTATCTCCGAGCATCCATCCTTGCCGATCCCCTTAGAAGGGATAGAAACACGGGGGACAATACTCCAGCGGTTATCCATATCGAGATCGTCCCTGGCGATAGGTTGGTGATCGATTTCCTGGTGAAGGGGGCAGGGAGCGAGAATATGAGCTCGGTGGCGATGCTCGCCCCAGCGGAGGGGATAAATGGGGTGAAGCGGTTCATCCTCTCCGAGGTGGCGAGGAAGGGAGCGAGCGCCTGTCCTCCTCTTATCATCGGGGTAGGGATAGGAGGGACGATGGAGCTCGCTTCCACCCTCGCCAAAAGGGCGCTTCTAAGACCAATAGGGAAACGGAGCGAGGATGAAGCGATATCCGCCTTAGAAGAGGAACTTCTCCTCCTGGTGAATGAGCTTGGTATTGGTCCCCTTGGTCTTGGGGGAAGGACTACCGCCTTGGCGGTCAATATCGAAACCCATCCCTGTCATATAGCGAGCCTTCCGGTAGCGGTGAACTTAGGGTGTCATTCTCATCGACATCAGAGGGTGATCATTTGA
- the mdh gene encoding malate dehydrogenase has translation MKRRKISVIGAGHVGEVTAQRIAYKELGDVVLLDIIEGMPQGKGLDLLESTPVEGCDTNIIGTNDYADTADSDIVVITSGFPRKPGMSRDDLLQANFKIVKEVTEKVVAKSPNAIIITVTNPLDAMAQTVFKVSGFPKNRVMGMAGILDSTRFRTFIAQELNVSVENVHALVLGGHGDTMVPLPRFSTVAGVPITELLPKERIDQLVERTRKGGGEIVALLKTGSAYYAPASSIAEMVEAIVKDKKKILPCAAYLEGEYGINGLFVGVPVKLGANGVEEIIELKLNEEELSALKKSAESVRGLVEKIGVM, from the coding sequence ATGAAAAGGAGAAAGATATCGGTCATAGGCGCTGGGCATGTGGGTGAGGTCACTGCTCAGCGCATCGCTTACAAGGAATTGGGTGATGTTGTCCTCCTCGACATCATCGAGGGGATGCCTCAGGGGAAGGGGCTCGACCTGCTCGAGTCCACCCCGGTAGAGGGGTGTGATACCAATATCATCGGCACCAACGATTACGCCGACACCGCTGATTCAGACATCGTGGTCATCACCTCTGGATTTCCCAGAAAGCCGGGGATGAGTCGTGATGACCTTCTTCAGGCGAATTTCAAGATAGTGAAGGAGGTTACCGAAAAGGTCGTCGCCAAGTCACCCAATGCCATCATCATTACGGTAACCAATCCCCTCGATGCGATGGCGCAGACCGTCTTCAAGGTGAGCGGCTTCCCCAAGAATCGAGTGATGGGGATGGCGGGGATACTTGATTCCACCCGCTTCCGTACCTTCATCGCTCAGGAGCTCAATGTCTCGGTAGAAAATGTCCATGCGCTGGTTCTTGGGGGGCATGGCGATACGATGGTTCCTCTGCCTCGGTTTTCCACGGTGGCTGGGGTGCCGATAACCGAGCTTCTTCCTAAGGAGAGGATAGATCAGCTGGTCGAACGGACAAGGAAGGGCGGTGGTGAGATCGTTGCCCTCCTCAAGACCGGTAGTGCCTACTATGCTCCTGCTTCCTCCATTGCCGAGATGGTGGAAGCGATAGTTAAGGACAAGAAGAAGATCCTCCCCTGTGCTGCCTATCTTGAAGGTGAGTACGGGATAAACGGTCTTTTCGTTGGGGTTCCGGTCAAGCTCGGTGCTAACGGGGTGGAGGAGATAATTGAACTCAAGCTGAACGAGGAGGAGCTCTCTGCCCTCAAAAAGTCAGCGGAATCGGTGCGCGGATTGGTAGAGAAGATCGGGGTGATGTAG
- the icd gene encoding isocitrate dehydrogenase (NADP(+)), translated as MFKKLEVPKEGTKIEVKDGKLVVPDDPIIPYIVGDGIGPDLWKAAMPVFNAAVEKAYGGKRRIVWMEIFAGDRAMERYGEVLPEDTFNAIREFIVAIKGPLTTPVGGGYRSLNVTLRQVLDLYACVRPIKYYRGVPSPVRRPERMDMVVFRENTEDVYAGIEWAKGTPEVKKVIDFLNKEMGCNIRGDSGIGIKPISEFATKRLVRKAIQYALDYGRKSVTLVHKGNIMKYTEGAFRDWGYELAKEEFADVTITETELWEKYNGEQPEGKIVIKDRIADNMLQQILTRTNEYDVIALPNLNGDYLSDACAAQVGGLGMAPGANIGDYLALFEATHGTAPKYAGQDKVNPSSLILSGAMMFEYLNWREAADLIKQGLERTIMNKTVTYDLERQMEGATKVKCSEFGKLIVENMG; from the coding sequence ATGTTCAAGAAGCTTGAGGTCCCTAAAGAAGGGACTAAGATTGAGGTCAAGGACGGCAAGTTGGTCGTCCCTGATGACCCGATCATCCCTTACATCGTTGGGGATGGAATCGGTCCTGACCTCTGGAAGGCAGCTATGCCCGTGTTCAACGCCGCGGTGGAGAAGGCGTATGGTGGTAAGAGGCGAATCGTCTGGATGGAGATCTTCGCTGGAGATCGCGCTATGGAGCGTTATGGTGAGGTCCTTCCTGAGGACACCTTCAACGCGATAAGGGAGTTTATAGTTGCCATAAAGGGTCCCCTTACGACCCCGGTTGGTGGGGGATATAGGAGCCTTAATGTTACTTTGCGGCAGGTGCTTGACCTTTATGCCTGTGTCCGTCCAATCAAATACTACCGTGGTGTTCCCAGTCCGGTAAGGCGTCCCGAGAGGATGGATATGGTGGTGTTCCGGGAAAATACCGAGGATGTTTACGCCGGGATCGAGTGGGCTAAGGGTACTCCTGAGGTGAAAAAGGTGATTGATTTCCTCAACAAGGAGATGGGGTGTAATATCCGTGGGGATTCAGGAATCGGCATCAAACCGATATCCGAGTTTGCCACCAAGAGATTGGTGAGAAAGGCGATCCAGTATGCTCTCGATTATGGCAGGAAGAGCGTGACCCTGGTTCACAAGGGGAACATTATGAAGTACACTGAGGGTGCTTTCCGCGATTGGGGCTATGAACTGGCGAAAGAGGAATTTGCTGATGTTACCATAACCGAGACCGAGCTTTGGGAGAAGTACAATGGGGAGCAGCCCGAAGGTAAGATCGTGATCAAGGACCGGATTGCTGACAATATGCTTCAGCAGATATTGACCAGGACCAATGAGTACGATGTTATCGCTCTTCCCAATTTGAACGGCGATTACCTCTCCGACGCCTGCGCTGCTCAGGTAGGTGGTCTTGGTATGGCACCTGGTGCCAATATCGGAGATTATCTTGCTCTGTTCGAAGCCACTCATGGAACCGCTCCCAAGTATGCGGGACAGGATAAGGTCAACCCCAGCTCCCTCATTCTCTCTGGCGCGATGATGTTCGAGTACCTCAATTGGCGTGAGGCAGCAGACTTAATCAAGCAGGGGCTTGAACGGACGATTATGAACAAGACGGTCACCTACGATCTCGAGCGGCAGATGGAAGGGGCAACCAAGGTTAAGTGTTCCGAGTTCGGCAAACTTATTGTGGAGAATATGGGTTAA
- a CDS encoding 3-isopropylmalate dehydratase small subunit, translated as MKLVGKAWKFGDDISTDHIAPGRYFHLRSNLPELAKHVLEDARPEFASSMSKGDFVVGGRNFGLGSSREHAPTIIKIAGVSAVLAKSFARIFFRNCINVGLPAIICDTDKIDEGDELEVDLEAGKIVNKTKNIELTFPPLPSVMTKILMDGGLAEHIKKHGGFKLD; from the coding sequence ATGAAGCTGGTAGGGAAAGCATGGAAGTTTGGGGACGATATCAGCACCGATCACATCGCCCCAGGGCGTTATTTCCATCTCCGTTCAAACCTCCCTGAGCTTGCCAAACATGTCCTTGAAGATGCGAGGCCCGAGTTCGCGAGCTCGATGAGCAAAGGAGATTTCGTTGTCGGAGGGAGGAACTTTGGACTCGGCTCGAGCAGGGAACACGCTCCAACCATCATCAAGATTGCCGGGGTGAGCGCGGTTCTCGCCAAATCCTTTGCCCGTATATTCTTTAGAAATTGCATCAATGTGGGACTTCCTGCTATCATCTGTGATACCGATAAGATCGATGAGGGAGATGAGCTTGAGGTGGACCTCGAGGCAGGAAAGATCGTAAATAAGACCAAGAACATCGAACTCACCTTTCCTCCGCTTCCCTCGGTGATGACCAAGATCTTGATGGATGGTGGGTTGGCAGAGCATATCAAGAAGCACGGTGGTTTTAAGCTTGATTGA
- a CDS encoding 3-isopropylmalate dehydratase large subunit, whose protein sequence is MGKTMAEKIIGEHAGREVKAGEIVLAKVDVCLVQDGTGPLAVRQLEKMNLVQAANPDYTVLFLDHAAPSPRKELSNDHMLLRDFSKKTGAIVSEIGDGICHQVINERYVKPGDILIGADSHTCTAGALGALGTGMGSTDVAVGIALGRTWFRVPETFRFIINGKLPDGVYSKDLILHIIGMIGADGATYKSMEFVGDTIENMELEERMTLSNMAVEAGAKCGLIFSDEKTKRFLAQYGREGDYREVRGDDDAEFEKVYEIDAGKLVPTVSFPHTVDNVRTIDHPDCKDVKIDQVFIGTCTNGRLSDLRVAAQILKGKRRHPDTRLLIGPASRKVYMDALKEGLIDIFLEAGATILPPGCGPCVGVHQGVLGDGERCLSTQNRNFKGRMGNPNGFIFLASPATAAATAIAGKLADPREVLK, encoded by the coding sequence ATGGGCAAAACAATGGCTGAGAAGATAATTGGGGAGCATGCGGGAAGAGAGGTTAAAGCGGGGGAGATCGTACTCGCTAAGGTTGATGTTTGCTTGGTTCAGGATGGAACTGGTCCTTTGGCAGTGCGTCAGCTGGAGAAGATGAACTTGGTACAGGCGGCTAACCCCGATTACACCGTTCTCTTCCTCGACCATGCTGCTCCCAGCCCTCGGAAGGAGCTTTCGAATGACCATATGCTTCTTCGGGATTTCTCGAAGAAGACGGGGGCTATCGTCTCCGAGATAGGAGATGGGATCTGTCATCAGGTGATAAATGAACGGTATGTAAAGCCGGGGGATATCCTGATTGGAGCTGATTCCCACACCTGCACTGCGGGTGCTCTCGGTGCCTTAGGCACTGGGATGGGGTCTACCGATGTTGCTGTGGGTATTGCTCTTGGTAGGACCTGGTTTCGTGTCCCTGAGACATTCCGTTTCATCATAAACGGGAAACTGCCTGATGGGGTTTATTCTAAAGATTTAATCCTCCATATCATTGGGATGATCGGCGCCGATGGTGCCACCTATAAATCGATGGAATTCGTCGGTGATACCATAGAGAATATGGAGCTCGAGGAGCGGATGACCCTCTCCAATATGGCGGTTGAGGCGGGAGCAAAATGCGGTCTCATCTTCTCCGATGAGAAAACCAAGAGGTTCCTCGCCCAATACGGAAGGGAGGGGGATTATCGTGAGGTTAGGGGCGATGATGATGCTGAGTTCGAGAAGGTCTATGAGATCGATGCGGGAAAGCTCGTTCCCACCGTTTCTTTCCCCCATACGGTGGATAATGTCCGCACCATCGATCATCCCGACTGCAAGGATGTGAAGATAGATCAGGTGTTTATTGGCACCTGCACCAACGGTAGATTGAGTGATCTCAGGGTAGCGGCGCAGATACTCAAGGGGAAGAGGCGTCATCCGGACACCAGGCTCCTCATTGGTCCTGCCTCGCGCAAGGTCTATATGGATGCTTTGAAGGAAGGGTTGATCGATATCTTCCTTGAGGCTGGGGCAACCATCCTACCTCCTGGTTGCGGGCCCTGCGTTGGGGTACATCAGGGGGTTCTTGGGGATGGAGAGCGGTGTCTCTCTACCCAGAATAGGAACTTCAAGGGTAGGATGGGCAATCCTAATGGTTTTATTTTCCTCGCTTCTCCGGCGACAGCTGCTGCCACTGCCATCGCCGGGAAGCTTGCAGATCCGAGGGAGGTGCTAAAATGA